AACGCAGAgaaaatgctttagaaactggTACAACTCTAAATgattaatttatacaaattttatcttatataattataatattttctaaatatttacatGTAGACTTCTTTTTGAAAGTgatagaatataaaatttaatatactgACAAATAAAACATGTTTTATTATAGGTgagttaaatttaataattgtaccAGGTGTGGCATTTAGTACTGATGGTAAATTAAGTTTAGTTTGAATTGAActaattatttaagaaaaaaaatatttatgattttgtaataatttacatCACTATTTATTTCCAATCAGGAAAACGCCTGGGACATGGGATGGGTTATTATGATAAGTTTTTGGAACTTTGTTTGAAGAAACAACAAAATAAACCACACATAATTGCAGTggcatttaatgaacaagtaCAGGAAGATATACCCTCATCAGAATATGATATATTTGTGGATCTTGTACTTACagcaaaataaatatatttgataaagaattaaatttttaacttAAATTTTTTTgtagtaaataatatattaaacggTGAAATATAGTAGATACCAAATTAATCAaacttaattattaataaaatataaaaaaaaataacttacCACTGATAGACTTTTCTTCAATATCAACATAAGTTACTTCAAATTGCTGCTCCGAAGCAATCACTTGCAAAAATTGAACCAAATTTACATCGCCAACATTCAAACAAGTATTCTGTAACAAAAAGatataataaaacaaaatttttaaattttaataaaataattattttgtcatTAAAATGCCTTAAAACTATCAAAAAAGTGTTTGTTTTCAATTAATTACATTACAAACCTGTAATTCAAGTAACTTAACACCAGTCGATGACTTCAGACTTTTATGAAATTGTGAAACTTTAAGACTATGAATAGTTGTTAGTGTTGAAATTTTGCTACCTTTCAGATCAGCGTAATGGGCACTCACATttgaatttctttgtaaaacctataacggacaattaatatatgtaaaaatttaattatatgcTAATCATTGGGGATAGATCACCAATGACTGCATTTACATTGAAAGTAAAATGAAGTGGAAATGATCCAAGCATGTTTATTGTTTGAAACATATGCTGCTGTGTAAATGATTTTTAGTACAGGTCTGTATTAACACATATATTACAGttgtaatttcaaaaattatccgTTATAGATTAAGGATAATCAGAAAGGTAGCTTATACCTCATAATACTGCTTGCAGTGCCAAATCACTTCCACTTCACTaagcatacacacacatacacaaaaACTGTACACATACAAGTACACAAAAGCAAGTTATGTAAATAATGAGTGTTAATATGATATATCATTTATTATGTATCCTTTTGAAATAtgtaaaatgaaagcaaaaaaatGCATAAATGAGACAAAAAGTTAAATATCTTTGTTTACTTAAAGcagaaaaaattgtgtttatttaaagaaacattcATATGTCGTTTcaaaacatttaaaatattaaatttaatatggaTAGTAAAGACCTTCTTACCTCTTCTCCATCAATATTAGCATTTTCAGCATTCATTTCATGTAGAGCTTGCCACATTTTCTGAGCTGCATGCCTCTTAGcaacttttttactttttccttGACCAACCTCACGATATTTTAAAACAGAACAAACAACAGTAAACTGTCTTTCATGTGGTAGACCTTCCTCATTTTCCATTGTATATTTTGGTGGAGGCCAATGACGTGACATACACATTTCTTGCACTGCACCAATTggatttgtaattattttttcttctccaaACCCTGGTAACTCTTGTGAATTTtcagaactaaaaaaataaacgaattacTCTCAATTTTCATGAAAAAGGAAATTGAAAAGAGAATATATATAGTTGAAATTCTTACTCTGGTATATTATTTGGAAGTGGTGAATCTGGATTTTCACTATTCAGTCTACACAATTTATCCAATACAGCTCGTGCAGCACCATGCTTtgcctctttcttcgattttccagtCCCCATTGCTGAAACAATTGGATCTGCTTCAATCGCCAAATACTTATCATTTACCATTTGGATTCAATGATAAGAAAAATAACTAATCTCTATAAATAACAAAAGTTCCAATAAAATGACAAATAATTCTTATTCAAAATACATATTCaacttataattatattttgtttagatttaataaataaataagtatatcAGTGTCCAAGTATagattcaattttcaataatttaaaaaattaataatacttcATCAAAATTAGATACAAACCAACAATATCAGCAACAGTGACGCGATAACGAAAAATAGGCTCGTGAACAGCACCCTCTACTTGTATTAGCTCATACTTTGGTGTTGTGCCCCTACGAGAAAGCAATTCCTGAAGAATAGAAACGGGTGTTTTGCTGGACAATGATTTCATCTCCAATTGAGCAGCCTCACTTATTGGAAGTTTTTCCACCATCAAACTGTGTAATGATAATCGAACTTTGTTACGCCGGTTAACATTATTCGAGTGGTTAGGAACCCCACCTACACTGGCCATCATATTAGGCCCCACCTGTTGTGGTTGATGCATTTCTTCCATTTTTGTAACctgtagaaaaaaataatttcactttCTAAAGAAACCGtttaatacttttaaaaattatatctaaaactttaagaaactatgtaattatattttaacatttatctatgttataattaatatacaattatcaataaaaatattctattaattaaaattaaaattatgaatATAACAACATTAattcaataaattaaaatagatgaaattaaaaataacaatgataaatatttaaacaatttttaaattctttagcAAATATTGGTTTttgtttataattatatataatataattatacaaaacACGTAACGTAATTAAATGAAAACAAactctatttaaaaaattatctgaATCTAATACTCTGATCAGTTAAAACAGATAAGtttattgtagaaaaatttactTGACAAACAAAGTAACACTTTACATTATACAAACTGCAGCTTAAAAGTATTGTCTTCACgtatacacaaaattttcgataatttgACAAATCATACTACTAAGTAGATATATATTTCAGCAATTCATTGTTTACAAAGTTCTCAGGATTAATGGAATAGAGAATACTAAAGACGTGAACCAATGCGTAAAACCGTAAGAAATTCAATAATAATGATGTAACATAATTCTAGTTAAGCAGTTATTGACGAATATAAGTTCTACAGGGTGTAAAACAGTAGGAAAACCGACTGGCGGCCATGATTGTTATAAAATTCATTGATTAATTCTAGTATGTGGAGCATAGAAAATGTAGGAACAAAATATAAAGGTTAAgtcttattattattcaaacaaGAACAAAGTCAGTGACGCCTTTCATCGCTGACAGGGTTCTATTTAAAACGATGATAAAAAGGCGCACAGACCAACCGGTCACAGTATCGTCCGCTATACGAAATCAAAAAAAGTCACTACCTTTACTcacaattttcaaacgttctATATGAATAAACTGGCTCCTTAACAGGCCAATTCCTATGCGAAAAGCGAATCCCGCTTTTTGTGACCGATCCAAGTCTCACAAAAAGCTTGATCCGTTTGACGACAGAAAAATGGTTTGCTGACTACCGGAGAATCTTCCTCGTTTCTGGCTCTGCCGCAGTATGCGATGTGAGCAGTTTTTCTAGACGCAGAAGCACGCGCATCTTTCTGCGCAAATGCATCACTGGCGCTTTAATGGAAACAGATGCTTATTCtattacatttaaaatttttaacaaaatttctacattttgcATTAGAATGCTACCATAAACGTAAATTTTAaaacatatattttaattacagaAAATGTTTCAACTATTTGAAAGatttcttaaattattatttttgaaaattgtttaaatattcgaatgattGAAATCGAATAAATTTGAATGTAACACCTTAATGGTGTAAATTTGTATACAAATGAAGTGTATTAGTCATCtcttttattgttttattacgAATGCATATAAATACAAGTCACAAATTAAAATTCAAGTTAAGTCTTTATAAGTAATGATGTATAGAAGTTCGATAAATgttgttaaataaattaaatattaaaattttaataatgcgTAACGATTTGTAATATTGTTTTTCATTAAAACTGGCGCCATTTTGTGGATTCATCgccattttcaattttaacaattgtttCTTGGCAACAGCGGATGTTGGGGTATTTCGCATTTGTATACCACCTGGAATCATTTCCGGTTGTTGCCCGCTGAAACGGCACAAAGATTGTACGCCATTATTACACACCGACGCTACGGTGTATTATTCCAAACGTTTCTGTCGATTTATAGTACTTTCCATCACATTTATTCAATTTGAAGTTCCACAATGAGTGACATTGAGGTAATTCCtacactttttttttacaaatagaaTTGTTAGTAGAATTTTATAGGCATTACGTTCATAACGACATGCGGCTGACTACAGCCATTATCGATCCATCAACGTTCAACTATATTTTAAGTGTGTGTTatgattttaataatatttcatcaTTCTTTAATGCGAAATAAATTACGGAATTAATCAAAGAGCCATTCCTTTGGTTAATTTTACCGAAATAAATTAGttgttacaaatataatatCTTTATCGTCGATTGAAAGGTTAAGCTTATAAGTAAGTtgttatacttgtaaaaattttatttcattaggTGCAAATTAAAAGaagcaattgaaattttcacatGTATATTAGTACAATGTTAGTAGTGTAATAAGATTCAAATAGCAAACCAAAACTATCAGTTTATACTAATTTACAAATTAAcattattttgataattttgttTTCAGCGAAGTGGTAGTCGTAGTGCAAGTCCCAGAAGACCAAGAACAGCAGATGGAGGTTTAAGAGATTCACGTTCACATTCAAGATCACGCAAATCACGTGAACGTAAAGAATCCCACAGGCCTGTAAAAGAATATTCAAGATCACGCAGCCGTTCAGTATCAAGAGGAAGAAAATCATATCGCAGCAACAAGTATGCCAGTGCAGGTCATCGTGGTAGTAGTCGCAGTCGTAGTCGTTCTCCTTACAGGGGTGGGCGGTATTCTCGAAGCCGATCTCGTTCATACTCACGCTCCCGttattctcgcgaacgtgacAGGAACATCTATCGTTCGCACTCTCGCAGTCCAATGTCGTCTAGACGACGTCATGTTGGAAACAGGGACAATCCTTGTCCTTCCCGATGCCTAGGTGTATTtggactttctattttcacaacTGAGCAACAAATTCATCATATCTTTTCCAAATATGGACCTGTTGAACGTGTACAAGTTGTAATTGATGCAAAGGTACTTAACATTTACACCTTATTGACttaaatgtaatattatttaaatttctctaACAGAAGAAaactaatattaataatataaacccCCTAACTATTACTTTGAATGGGGAATAATAAATTGGGTCAGAGATTTAGAACATTCATTCATTAAGTGCTCATATGAAACGTTAAAGGCCTCTGATCACAAAgaacaaattaatatttattacaatcatGCTATATATTAATGACTTTATACATGCAAAAGGtaatgtaaaaaattcacatttcaGACTGGACGTTCTAGAGGATTCTGCTTTGTATATTTTGAATCATCTGAAGATGCTAAAGTAGCAAAAGAACAATGCACAGGAATGGAAATTGATGGCCGAAGAATAAGGGTAGATTTTTCAATCACACAGCGAGCTCATACACCTACTCCTGGAATTTACATGGGAAAACCTACGCACTTACATGACAGAGGGTGGGATGGACCTAGACGTAGAGAGTGAGTACAGTTTGTTTCtgtgtggttttttttttttgcaatacaGTGACTCAAATATTAAGTTACTACCAcactaaaaatttatgtgttccGGAAAAGAAGCAGTTACAGAGGAAGCTATCGACGTTCACCCAGCCCATACTACAGTCGCAGACGTTCACGCTACGATAGATCTAGATCACGCTCCTATTCACCACGTAAgtttactttttattcttttacgcCGTATTTTAATATAAGCAGTCTACATGGATATGTGTCTCCTTTGaagtaaaatttatattacatcACATGGAATTAACTTAAATTTCCACATTTAGGAAAGTATAAAACTCATTGATTTGATATTGTATAATTCGCTAAATCTTACTATACCAACATTAAAGTACATTATTGTTTTTTACTTATAtataaaagtttcatttttaaattattgtatttaataatatgcctctaaaatgaaatttttgaagTACACATTAAATTACATCCAtaaatgtgtaaaatattttatgaaattgaatatttttaatagaatattATAAAACTTATAATAATGCTGAAACATGTTTCTATATGAacctataaattttatatacttcTTTTGTTTCAATGTAATTTATTTCAGCATTAAAGGATAAAATGATtgcttttaaaacaatttaaatgtacaaagtaatattatttctttAGATGTACACATTGAAATTTCACTTCTGAcaaatatatattgtatttaattgtTTTCAAAGGCACCaatttttgcatttgaaagaaagagaaatgcaCGAAgctaatattgtataaaaacaattttccatttatCATAAAgtttatatacatgtatatggaTATATCAATTCATTATATATACAGTACACATACTAATTTACAAAatcaataaacaaaaatatagagTGTTTAAAAAAATGGAACAAACCAAAATATACATCCTTGTTCAAAAACAAATTGAGAAATTCTTTACCACTTTGCAATCTGAGGCtttactttttcatttactAATGTGACTCCTGAAAtacattatttacatatttacaagTCAACTGATCGTTAcgaccatatatatatatataacctaacacaaagaaatatgtataaaagCTTTTCCCATTCTCAAACAGGTTGCAAAATGgtcaaaaaaatttcaatttctctcTGGGTGAGAAATTAACATATTTCAAATTGTCTGCATGTTTTTTAAACACTCTGTataaaaaagattaattttacatcaaagaaagaataataggagacattaaatattatattatttatgtacaatatgtatttacaaataatacatacatgtatatagtGGTGTTTCTTGTAAATTTACATTACAATGATTTTAATGTCTACAAACTCAGTAGTTTATAACAGAAATTCTTAATTTGGATTCATATTTTCGTAGACCGCTTATATTTAGTTCAAACAAGATGCTTAAGTACAAATAAGTAGTTAAGTTAGCAAGAATGGAAGACAGGAGCATCAAGGAATGCATCCAATAAATCGTACGGTAGTAACTAAGTGTAACCCATAACCTGGGTCAAACAATCATAGTTTTTGTTGCTTAATGAATTTCAGGTCGGTATTAAGTGACACGAGTGTGATGCGAGAGGCCAGGTGTTTGGGAGACCATTTGTGTGACTTGACCCTTTGACCTCAAATTTCTTCTAACAATACTGTACCGGGTCAAAAAATGCAAACGCTACATTCTCACTACTATTCTTACCTTACATAATTCTGCATCATATGCAATTAATATACGGCATTTAAATTACGATATTGTACAATATCAATTAATGAGATAACGTAATATGCAAAGGAGTGTAGCATATTCTTTGCATGAAACAGTAAGGTTAGAATGGACATGAAAAACCTTATTTTCATAATGTTTCTATTGCTTCCTAACAGCTTTATGAAGATAAGGTTTACGTTATTGTAACAGTAATGACTATAATGTGAAGGTTGGAATATAattgagtttctattttcctttGACAATTTAATTATTTGCTTAAAAGTTGTATTCCAGCCATTTGGACATTAATTATCACTGACAAAAAGTGGTATGAATCTGGAAAATATGGTATTCCTAAATGTTTAtatgagaaaagaaagaaagaaagaaaggaaaacaaaacACATTACACACAGAAaagaacgatacaaaacaaaaataaaattaaaaatagaagtAAGTTCTCTAACCTGTTTGTTTGTTTATAAGGTTTTGAATCAAGAGGTATTGGATGATAgagggaagtttgaagtttcaCTCTGAAAAAATGAAAGTTTTGAAAAGTCGAAGACAAGATATCTGAAGATGTTTGTCTTGCTCGAATTTCGAAGATCTGAAGGTTTTTCGCGCTTGTGACAAAGAATATGATCCGAATCGCATTCATTTCCGGCTGAGAAGTCTCAAGCCTAGAAGAACTGCAAGCACTCTGTAAAAAGCAAGCCTCAAGACAGTAAGAAATCGTTGATCGTCAGGCCCCCGACCTGGACATCCAGTGGTTGGGGGTGAAACTGGCCGAACGTTTCAGAAAAAGTTCAAGAAGCATCGAAATCTTTTATAAGTAGGGAAGAGCGTAAGGTGCTCCAAGGTTTATACCGATCATATTCTTTATCAGTTGGTTTGGTTACATGGTATATTCGTAATTAggtgtttataaaataaataaacgtataCCTTCGTCCCCATTCCCTCCACCATCCTAAAACCTCCTGTATCCTTAAGGGTGATGTCctattgttttcattttgtaTAGGAATAAGCAAGCGGCTATTCATATTGAAACAGCTAATAAACAGTGTTTTTAATATAAGTGATTAATTACGTTGAAGTTATCTTTATGAAACCTTTAAAAATTGATTATTGATTGCGATTTTTTTACtttaaattgatattttctttttatacaattttagaaTATACCTGAAGAAACATCTACAAATAATAAGGTAAATCCAAATTTCACATTGATCACTTTTCTTAATAATTTGATCAATTAAAATTAtggtaaaataatacaaagtagGTTCAACGTAAGTTTCGTTCATCGGCAGTTGGAAATTTAGAACATCTATCACATGGTTTTTCTTGAAGAAAAATGACGagtcaaaaaaaaagaatatgaaGCTTTTTtgttcttgaaaaattaaaatctaaTCCGCAAACAAACAGCTTGACTGACTGACCGTATATTACATTTAGAGACAATATTGTCCACGATTCATATAACTTAGAAAAGTAttgtattaaagaaaaatataaaaaaaaaattattttgaatattaacaCAATTGCATTTAACCGACTAAATCTATTTCAACAAAACTAGATCTCAGGATCTAATTAAATTTTGGGTATAATCAGTCCATGGATAATGATGATTATCTCCTAGTTTTTTGCTAATTtaggtgtatatatatatatatatatatatatatattcgttatttataaaaattattaaagaattcttggaaaaaattaaattttgcataaACTTTGTTAAAATAAATGGGCCTATTCTTGGCCAGTGCCGCATCTGCTGTATTTTTATCATAAGTCCCACAAATAAATAAGAACTATCGATAAGTTTGACTCACGGTAGATTAAAATATAACAAACAGTTAAGAACCCTAATGGTGGAgcttgaattaaaaatttattataaacaaGAATCTTCAAAAAGAACTAAGAATATTATTGAGGAGAATTTCATCTGAAATAGATTAAATTCCGGTTAGTTTTTACTAAAATCATATAGATAAATAGTAACTTGATGAATTCTATTATATTTCAAACTATTTGGGAAATAACTGATTTCCAACACGACGTAATATAGTGATTCTATTTGGATTCACGGAATAAACTTTGTAAAGAAACAGCCGTAACCAAAATCATATTGTTCGATTCATATGTtatctttcgatgaaaataaaccCGTGTGTGAAAAATATCATATCAAAACGCCCCCATAGAAACACGGAGTTATAATTGTTGTCTGTAACATCGTATGTACGATTGAAACAAGAAATCATGGAACATCTCGAAATCGGTTTGTTATTGAAACTTTGTTTAATTGGTATAATAACAATAAATTGTAATGCTGCAGTACTGAAAGACTCATATCAGAGTCAAATATCTACATACGGATTATACAATGCCAGTGATAATGTGGTTATCTTAAATGTCACTAATTTTAAATCATCTGTCTACGGAGATACTAAAGGATGGTTAGTCGAATTTTATAATAGTTGGTGCGGCTTTTGTTTTCGATTCGCACCTTTGTGGAAAGCTTTCGCTAATGATGTTtatggtaaatattataattttttaaaagtatcAAATTGCAAGATGTATAATgtcaagtatttaaaaaatatatataagatagtatataaaaatcattgcaaaagattatttatgttttaattcatttattaattgGTCTTTTTGTTTAATCCAATTATGAAAACTTGAATTTATAACATAAATGATTCTCAGATAGTCAGCAAGtatgattttaaatatttatataatattctatATGACTTAATTCAATTCAAAAATATGTTTAAGTTTAATTCGATGCATAATGTTTTATACAGAAACAATTTATTTAGTATTAGgacaaatttttgaaacaaatgtatttttgagtatatattgtatataacattaaatatactttacaaataatttatttcagtaATTTTTTTTAGCATGGAAAGATATTGTAGTAATTGCTGCAATAGATTGTGCAGATGATGACAATAATCCAATTTGTCGCGAATATGAGATTATGCATTATCCAAtgctcaaatatttttctgtaaatGCACATCCACCATCATTAGGATTACTAATGGAAAAATATGATAGCGTCAATGAACTTAGATATAATTTAATTGATTTATTGGAAGAAGAACAGCAAGAAGGACGTGGTACTTCATGGCCTAATATTACACCATATAGGTATatagataattatatttttctagtgcacatttctattatttctataaataaaacttaattaCTTTTATATCAAATGTTATAGAAATTATGAAACTACAAATATTTGGAAAGCAGTACAAAATAGTGTAAAATACTTCTTTTTACTATTTGAAAAGACAGATTCACACTTGGGTGCAGAAGTTATATTAGACATGTACAAAATCCCATCACTACAAATAAGAAGGGTAACGTCTGATAATGAATTATTATCTGAGACAAATAAAATTACCAATTTTCCAAGTTTAATAGTTTTCAGTCGTAATGACACTCAAAAATCTCTTAAAATCAGAGTACCTACCAGAGAAGGTACCTACAATACTATTAAAGAATTCATGATTTCGAAAGGAGAATATATtaatgaacaaatatttgtgAAAAACCATTCGATAGAAACTGTAAATCATAAATCAATTACTAGTACTTCAAAACAATCCCAAGAaacagaaatggtagaaaacatAGAAATAACTAGTGATCATTTATATCAACTAGATTTGGAGAATACTTTGAGATATTCAATCAGTCATGAAATTCCACTACATAAagtaataaaagaagaaaatatggaTGCATTAAAGAAGTACCTGAATGTACTAGCTGAatattttcccctaagacacAGCAATATCTTTTTAGAAACTATTCGCGATATtattaaaaagagaaataatataTCTGGAGAGGAATTCAGTCAAATAGTAAAATCCACAGAGGAAGAAATGTCGCCTATATATTCTGGAGCCTCACAGTGGGTTGGATGCAAAGGAAGTACAGAAGTATATCGTGGATATACTTGTGGTCTTTGGACAATGTTTCATATGTTAACAGTTAATTTTGCTATTGAACATGCACCAAGAAAGGTACTAGAAGCAATGCATGGgtatataaaacatttttttggTTGTGCAGAGTGCTCTCAACATTTTGTACAAATGGCTGCACAAAATAAAATGTTTGATGTATCTAATATTAATGATAGTATTCTATGGCTATGGTCGGCTCATAATGAAGTAAATGCAAGATTGTCAGGTGATGATACAGAAGATCCTAAACATAAGAAGATCCAATATCCAGCAGCAGAACATTGTCCAAATTGCAGATATGAAAATGGTACATGGAATGAGAAAAACGTTTTACACTATCTGAAAACAAAGTATAGCTATAAAAGAATCAATTATTACGGTTCAACTAACAGACATAGGAATAATGatgataaaatgaaaataagacaGGAAAGActtgtattaaataaatatacaaatagtaAAAAGCTTGGATGGGATTTTACCATTTTTGATATAAGCATTTGTGTTGTGCTGTATGTTACATCTGCTATCATACTTATATTAGTCTGTATAAAGTTTGCAGTGAAAAGAACATACAGAAAAAGAGCATATGTTAGCTTACTTGGCAAAATATGACTTTTATTTCTATTCATTAaaacttgtaaaattaaaaaaaaaagacattttAAAAGAGTTAATAAGAAAATCATTGAAACATAACtgtttatatattgtatgtaaatattttattcctttttcttttgtcacaatattatttcttttataagaaTGTAATGCTTGCAGTAAGCTTTGATTGTTTTTTTATATGTTGACTAAAATTATTACACATAAGTCATAGtagtatgtatttatttttgtttgatACGAGTATTGTATATTTGAAATCATTATATTCAAGTGAAGAATGTGATAACTTTGTAAGTTTAATATATAACATTTTATAATGCGATTATCTTCCTTGTTGCAATATAACTTTTTTACAAGAGTTTATTATTTCATCACAGATATAAGATTGCAAAGTTTGATACagatattattgtatatttaaaatgattGTGTTGAAGTGGAAAATATGTAATAGGAAACAGTTGAAATTCACCATATAACATTGAATAATATGTATACTTTAAAACTAGTCTTAATATTGTACAATCAAACTCTGTCattcatttataatatttttaatctatACGAGAATAGAAATCCTCGCACAAATATTTTCAGATTTTTACATGTAAATATTGAAATCAAATTCTTCAGCTGGTAGTTTATTCACATTTATGTAACTTGtttaataaagataaaaaataaatataaattaactaatgtatacatatttaaatttacatttttgtaaataataaggATTTATAGTACAATCGTAGAAAATGATTTATATCTTAATTGCTTCCAACATTATATGTTTGAATATAGATACATAATAGAGATTAATAAATTTGGAACACGATACTCAAAACTGCAGCatagtatattttatatttttaaatctaaAATGCAATATGTTAATTATGTAATTTAATGTTTTAATAAAAAGTTagacaattaatatttatttatttttagaatttgaaTATTGCCATGAACTTAATGTATCCCACACTATGCCGTTATGTGGTAATTGAGATGTTACATAAGGAATTATCCATGTAAGATACCATCGATCACCTAATACCTCCTTAGTATTTTGCTTCCACCCTAAATTATATGCAGAGATCTTTTTATTACTTTCATTAGCTACATTACCATTAAACATTagagaaaaatgataaatgCACAGGGCCCCTGTGTATAACATTCCTACTGCAGATACA
This window of the Ptiloglossa arizonensis isolate GNS036 chromosome 5, iyPtiAriz1_principal, whole genome shotgun sequence genome carries:
- the Tra2 gene encoding transformer 2 isoform X4, which codes for MSDIERSGSRSASPRRPRTADGGLRDSRSHSRSRKSRERKESHRPVKEYSRSRSRSVSRGRKSYRSNKYASAGHRGSSRSRSRSPYRGGRYSRSRSRSYSRSRYSRERDRNIYRSHSRSPMSSRRRHVGNRDNPCPSRCLGVFGLSIFTTEQQIHHIFSKYGPVERVQVVIDAKTGRSRGFCFVYFESSEDAKVAKEQCTGMEIDGRRIRVDFSITQRAHTPTPGIYMGKPTHLHDRGWDGPRRRDSYRGSYRRSPSPYYSRRRSRYDRSRSRSYSPRRY
- the Tra2 gene encoding transformer 2 isoform X3; the encoded protein is MSDIERSGSRSASPRRPRTADGGLRDSRSHSRSRKSRERKESHRPVKEYSRSRSRSVSRGRKSYRSNKYASAGHRGSSRSRSRSPYRGGRYSRSRSRSYSRSRYSRERDRNIYRSHSRSPMSSRRRHVGNRDNPCPSRCLGVFGLSIFTTEQQIHHIFSKYGPVERVQVVIDAKTGRSRGFCFVYFESSEDAKVAKEQCTGMEIDGRRIRVDFSITQRAHTPTPGIYMGKPTHLHDRGWDGPRRRESSYRGSYRRSPSPYYSRRRSRYDRSRSRSYSPRRY
- the Tra2 gene encoding transformer 2 isoform X2 encodes the protein MSDIERSGSRSASPRRPRTADGGLRDSRSHSRSRKSRERKESHRPVKEYSRSRSRSVSRGRKSYRSNKYASAGHRGSSRSRSRSPYRGGRYSRSRSRSYSRSRYSRERDRNIYRSHSRSPMSSRRRHVGNRDNPCPSRCLGVFGLSIFTTEQQIHHIFSKYGPVERVQVVIDAKTGRSRGFCFVYFESSEDAKVAKEQCTGMEIDGRRIRVDFSITQRAHTPTPGIYMGKPTHLHDRGWDGPRRRDSYRGSYRRSPSPYYSRRRSRYDRSRSRSYSPRFESRGIG
- the Tra2 gene encoding transformer 2 isoform X1, producing the protein MSDIERSGSRSASPRRPRTADGGLRDSRSHSRSRKSRERKESHRPVKEYSRSRSRSVSRGRKSYRSNKYASAGHRGSSRSRSRSPYRGGRYSRSRSRSYSRSRYSRERDRNIYRSHSRSPMSSRRRHVGNRDNPCPSRCLGVFGLSIFTTEQQIHHIFSKYGPVERVQVVIDAKTGRSRGFCFVYFESSEDAKVAKEQCTGMEIDGRRIRVDFSITQRAHTPTPGIYMGKPTHLHDRGWDGPRRRESSYRGSYRRSPSPYYSRRRSRYDRSRSRSYSPRFESRGIG